Proteins encoded by one window of Branchiostoma floridae strain S238N-H82 chromosome 6, Bfl_VNyyK, whole genome shotgun sequence:
- the LOC118417279 gene encoding uncharacterized protein LOC118417279, with protein MQCYRIGWTLHLHHVCRLMREVLQLNLKITISDDYSVASEFRCNHERQLKQKEKEEKASEVPTELELCLGKDSQEVHAPEMPTELEPVQDKGKGSQKRHHARHSVAADNPAQDGDHFSVSDRDGCPRVCVSGDRSLKTATLTKQPKKWRRC; from the exons ATGCAGTGTTATAGAATAGGATGGACATTACACCTGCATCATGTTTGTCGACTAATGCGTGAAGTACTGCAGTTAAATCTTAAAATCACTATTTCAGATGACTACAGTGTTGCCAGTGAGTTTCGCTGTAACCATGAGAGGCAACTAAAGCAGAAGGAGAAAGAAGAGAAG GCATCAGAAGTGCCCACAGAGCTGGAGCTGTGCCTGGGCAAGGACAGccaggaagtacat GCACCAGAAATGCCCACAGAGCTGGAGCCAGTCCAGGACAAGGGCAAGGGCAGCCAGAAA CGCCATCATGCGAGGCATTCGGTTGCAGCCGACAACCCTGCTCAGGATGGAGATCACTTCAGTGTATCAGACAGGGACGGCTGTCCGCGTGTATGTGTATCAGGTGACCGTTCGTTGAAGACAGCGACCTTGACAAAGCAGCCCAAGAAGTGGCGGAGATGCTGA